In Notamacropus eugenii isolate mMacEug1 chromosome 1, mMacEug1.pri_v2, whole genome shotgun sequence, one genomic interval encodes:
- the LOC140528745 gene encoding lithostathine-1-like has protein sequence MSPSFSGLLFTCLLLPGLTQGHEKVLAPPSARSSCPQGFGFHGSHCYGLLGPGETWNTAELLCQGYPSGHLGSLLNEAEASFVATMIMENEIGENPVWIGLHDPNKNHRWRWSSNALYLYQAWGTGSPTNSNYCVTLTPQSGFQSWKDEPCQKQYLYLCKFEA, from the exons ATGTCCCCCAGCTTCTCAGGGCTACTCTTCACCTGCCTGCTGCTACCAGGCCTGACACAAG gTCATGAGAAGGTCCTTGCTCCTCCCTCTGCTAGGAGCTCCTGTCCCCAGGGCTTTGGCTTTCATGGCTCCCACTGCTATGGCTTGTTGGGTCCTGGGGAGACCTGGAACACAGCTGA GTTGCTGTGCCAGGGCTACCCCTCAGGCCACCTGGGGTCCCTGCTCAATGAAGCTGAGGCCTCCTTCGTGGCCACCATGATCATGGAGAATGAGATTGGTGAGAATCCAGTCTGGATCGGCCTGCATGACCCAAACAAG AACCACAGGTGGAGATGGAGCAGCAATGCCCTTTACCTCTACCAAGCCTGGGGTACTGGCTCTCCAACCAACTCCaactactgtgtgaccctgactccTCAGTCTG gattccagagctggaaagatGAGCCTTGTCAGAAGCAGTACCTCTACCTCTGCAAGTTCGAAGCCTAG